One segment of Clavelina lepadiformis chromosome 2, kaClaLepa1.1, whole genome shotgun sequence DNA contains the following:
- the LOC143447137 gene encoding tetraspanin-8-like: protein MACCVSFIKYLMFLFNILFWLAGGAILGVGIYVSVDSTVQNIVSVAGVQITFAAAIALIVFGSIMFIVGFCGCCGAIKENQCLLGTYFVLVLLIFIAQLGIGIWAFTSRTTIENEIRKGLNNSVPINTTNEQYVTSVKDLQKFFKCCGLVNGCEDWPSGNTEGCSCSGTSDTCVAPSASCTNTDPSGGNIYKEDCLDATLNFIDDNIIIIAGVALGIGVFEIFGMAFAMIMCTNARAAKGYETY from the exons ATGGCCTGTTGCGTCAGCTTCATCAAGTATCTTATGTTTCTATTCAACATCCTTTTTTGG TTAGCTGGAGGAGCGATTTTGGGTGTTGGAATTTATGTTTCAGTGGATTCCACTGTGCAAAATATTGTATCTGTAGCTGGGGTACAAATAACCTTTGCAG CTGCCATTGCTCTGATTGTGTTTGGAAGCATCATGTTCATTGTTGGATTCTGTGGTTGCTGCGGAGCAATCAAAGAAAACCAGTGTCTCCTGGGCACG TATTTCGTTCTGGTTTTGCTCATATTTATTGCGCAATTGGGCATTGGAATCTGGGCTTTTACATCGCGCACAACG ATCGAAAATGAAATCCGCAAAGGTTTGAACAACAGCGTACCAATCAATACTACCAACGAGCAGTACGTTACATCCGTGAAAGACTTACAGAAATTT TTCAAATGCTGCGGCTTGGTCAATGGATGCGAGGACTGGCCAAGCGGGAACACAGAAGGTTGCTCATGCTCCGGCACAAGTGACACCTGCGTTGCACCATCAGCATCTTGCACAAACACGGATCCGTCAGGCGGCAACATTTACAAAGAG GATTGTTTGGACGCTACGCTGAATTTTATTGACGacaacataataataattgccGGAGTCGCTCTTGGAATTGGTGTATTTGAG